The Drosophila sechellia strain sech25 chromosome 2R, ASM438219v1, whole genome shotgun sequence nucleotide sequence GTACCTGCTGGCAGATTATTGATGTGAATCTAGTATACAAATTGGTGCCTGACCCCAAGTGCTACTTACTTGTTGTCCCTTTGCTGCTTGGTTTCGTCAAAGTCCGAGTCAATACTCTTCTGACCTTCCTCCAGCGAGCTGGGCGAGTGGGGCAGACTGGTGCCATTGCCGCTCTCGCCATCCTCCTCCGGCGGCGATGCCGCCTTGGACAGGGGACTAGGGAAGTAGAGGGCCGCCATCTCGGGGTCCATGCTGCCGGCATCCAGATCAGACAGGTAGATGTCTCCCACTTCGCCGACGCCCTTCTCCTTGCGTAGCCGATTAGCCCTCTTCATGAAGCTGAACATGTTGCTGAGCATCGATTGGTGCTCGCTCTGCTGCACCTGGGCGGCGCTCATGGCCTCATTCTTGGCCTGCTCCGGTGTGGGCAACTCGCCCCACTTCCACGATGCGGTGCTCTCTTCAGTCACCACATGCCGCTTGTCTCGCATTGTGGTTTCCAGTTCACTGTCACTTTGGATGGGAGTCGAAGGTCGTCCGCCGGCACCGCGACCTGACCCAGCTCCACCGGCACCCACTGGAGTGGTGATCTCCGTGTCACTGAAGAAGTGAATGTCCAAATCCAGACGTGGATTGCTAGTGGGGGTGTGCGGGATCTCGCTGAGCGGGCTATCGTCCCCAGTGCGAGCTGTCACCAGGGGAGCGGATGGCTGCTCATCGTTTGACGACgaggtgttgttgttgtttgtggcACTGGATATGGGGGCATCTCCCTCATCGATGTTGCTCACTCCCAGTGATGGCGTCTCCGCCGAAGGCAAATCACCGCCTCCGGCGCTGCCCAAAGAGCTGCTTGAGGAGTTCTTGCGCTGGGCATTCTTCTTCATTTGCGACTTCTTGCGCCGCTTCTTGGTTTTGCTCTTGGACACTTCCTTGGTGGCTTCGCTGGTTGTGACTGGTGTGAGGTTAACGTCTGGTTTGATCTCCTCCTTTTCCTTGTCTTCAATGAGCGCCGGAACTTCCTTCTCTGTCTCAGCTTCGTTTGAAGCTTTGCTTTGGTTCTCCAGCTCCGAGTCTGCCGGCTTCTTCTCGCCCTGAAACAGCTCCTCGTGCTCGGCCCACTCCTGCCGGATCTTCTGCGTGGTGAACTCCTTGAGCTTTTCGCTTAGGTTGCGACGCTCCAGTGTGTTGTCGGTGTGTCTGTTTGGGTCAAGGAATTTGTTAACTAACTCTGTCCTGAGTTTCATGAGCATGAAAAGGCATTATGTACCTGCGCTGCGTGTAGTCCGAGACTTGATTCTCGAACTTGCTGCCCTCAACAACGGCTTCCTTGGGCTCCTCCTTGGAGAAGTCAATGGAGTTGCGCCGCGGCAATGGCAGTGGCAGAAGCAGCTCCTCGCTAGCGTTTCTAAAATGGTTTCGCCAATGATAGGGTGAGACTGGTGGATCTGGTGGAGTATGCAGTAAACCTCACTTACTTATCTGTCACCACTACACTGATGTCCTCCATGGTGTCGTTGGCCTTGTCCCGGGACGCCAAGAAGCTGTTGGGTATGGGCGAGGTGGCCAGGTTGGCTGGCAGCtcctcgtcctcatcctccAGACACTCCTCCACAAAGAAGGCCTCGCCAGAATCGCCCAGCTTCATCTGTATGTCGACCGGTGCGCCATTGATCTCAATGTCCACCTGAATGAATGATTAAGATCAGTTGTTAATTTTCTATAGGATGTATCTTTTTCCGGCATTCTGTCTgattttattatgaaatacaaaatttaaatgatattGAACTGATTTCACTCCTATAGGAATGCGTGACTGACCCTGTTAATAGATCTGTGTATTTAAGATATGAAATATCTTGGGATTATACCTTCTAGATAGGTGGTTCAGAAGTTATAATCATTGGCTATAACAATAAAGTCAGCTTTTTTGTGTTTACTTCCTTAAGGAATGGCATTATATTCGCAGAAGAGTCATATTTTTGAGTATTTTCCTAGTTCGGTTTATAGAAACAGCCTTTAAAATCTGATCTCTGTACTTACCACCTTCTCCCGACTCCTGAGCACTCCCAGTTTGCCGAACCGGACGTGGAAGGGCGAGCACTGGAACTCGCCATCGCGCTGCTCCACCACGATCACATCGATGGCTCCCGTGAGGGTGGCGGCATTGATGTCGTTGTAGAAGTCGCGGAAGTTGCTGAAGACCCGCGCCAGGCTGTTCATCTTTGGTCTGCTGCGGCTGGTCTCCCTTCAAAATGGATTTCCTTGCTGGCGGGGATCTCTCCTTGAACTCCCCGCTATCTGCTTGTCTAATCGCAAAGCTCCGACTTTGTGTGGTTGCGTTCGCCGTTTGCGGTTATATGGCGGCCATGTTTATGGGCAGGCGGTCAAATGCGCCGCTTATTGGCGAAGGAATCGGCTCTGTGGCGTACTCGGCGATACTTTGGACCCGCCGCTTCTGAGATACGGCAACTGTaaagggcaaagcggaaacgGTCATGAGTAATTCGTATAGGCCATAAAGCATACATATTTCCCCGCCTCTCTCTTCGGCTTGGCAACGGCCAGCGCCGCTCGGAAAATAGACGCATTGCATCAGCAGCCAGCCATCCTGTGCTCGGAAGCCCCGCCAATGCACCTGCATGGTATTTTTAACCCATCCTCTCCCTGGCGGTGCTCAAAGTCAAGGTGATTGCCTACAGAACAGACCAGAGACAAAGCCGCGTAGCAAAGTGTTGCTGACCGCCGGCAACATCCCTCCTCCCTCCCTCCGCGCCATCCATTCACCAACACCAGCAACACTGAAATGTTGCCAAACGGCGGACGTGACGTCGAAATACAAGCGCAGtatgaaaattataaacaaagcAGCCACATACGTATAATATATTCTACACCCGTGGCCACAGCCATAGCAACCAAAGCGAATAATGTTTGACATTATTTAGCACTGGAATATAGTGCTGAGGTTGGACTAGAATTCTAGATATCTACATAATCATAGCTAGTATTTGTAATGTATCTTGAAATGTATCAATCCTGTAATGTGCAAATACTTATTTGacttatttgttttattttctctgCTTGCAGTTGCGTTTCTTACAAGTTCAAGGCGATAATAAACCAGTGAGGGTgggtaaataaaattatacgAGCTGTGGGCACTTTTGAGCGCCTATCTGGGATAAAAACTATTTACGAGTGTCACCGATGAATTGGGGCGATAAACCCGGTCGAACGCCGCTTATCAACGACGGTTACCAATGCCAGTGGCGTGTTTTACTGTTCGCGAATGATAAAACTCAGAACAAATATCGCCTCGAAGCACAAACACATTCGCACACGGCAGAAAAGTTGAATTAATCGTGGTCTCCGCAAGACATCATCACGCGATATCGAATGAAACGCGGGCTTTACAACTCGAAATACAAACGAGCGAGTTCGTTAATAACTAGCCACTGAGTTCAACGTCCAACATTGTACAATAATTAAGCGAATTCGACAAACAATAATTGCTagatttttggcttttggaaGCCGTGCCAACGGGCGTCGGTATCGGCACTTTTTCACACATTGGACAATCTGGCAAGATTATCGTAAATAACATGACTGGGAATTCGCTAGATAAGATTCAATCGATCTGAATACGAAAAAAGTTGGTAGTTTGTTGTCATAATCTTGGATTGGTATCAACTCGAACTACCAAATAACTTACTGGGCTATTTGTTATTGATCAGTATTCTTTAAATCTCAATTGAATGCCTTCGTATTTCGGTTGAACTATTTAAAATAACTACACCGTTTGTTTGTCTTATCACTAGACGTCGGATTAAACGTGAAATTTTTTCCTAAACATCTGATTTGTAgcgatattttttttttttttttttttttttttggagtaactaattctatttattaagatttcaaaaggaatcgttcagtaattcctctgaacttaacctaatgtgtgataaagatagatgagaccaagtggtatcttaattataaagtacaaaagaaaatgtaatatgttatgttatcctccgtgtaaggagatcgctggggtgtaccctcttcagtcttcggagagagatgggatcagctaggatagttgctagtcggttcgggtgggccataagcctgtcggcataacggctgctgtggaaattaatctgatccccaagatgggtaactttcagatctctttcgatgactatgttcgtcacgtaccaggggagcccagatgcgtgacgtgcagctcttgactggaccacacggagcctattaagctgggatttggcggcagttccccacacctggatggcataactccacgttggagcgagaatggctttgattaaaagagccttagagctcatttgaagtttgcttgagtggaagagccagtcgagcttttttagcttcgccagtgactttgatttgaccgacgtgatgtgggccccccaggtcagtctccgatctagatgaactcctaggtagcagtgcgatctagcattggtgatagggcttccattgaaggtcagatctgtgcaggttcctggtcgcagggaaaaagttacacaggctgactttgaggagttaatggccacattccatttggcagtccatttttcgattgcgtgcagccaatcctggaccgcgttggaggcagtttgcagtgaaggatgagacgccagcatggcagtgtcatcggcgtaagtggccaggagcagctgagccggggggatgTAGCGATATTACTATTTGTTTACAAACTCATAGGTATTCGTCTAATGATGATTTTACTAACAAAGTATGCTTTTAATCAAAGATCGCTAGACATCGGATGTTCCGAAACCGATTTGACAAACAAACATACATTTGTGCGACCTCTACTAAACACAAAACtcatataaaaattttaagcTTGAACTGATAAACCTAGCCACTAATAGTTCAcacctacatacatatatagcaATCTGTTTATAAACAGTTTCCATAATATGACTTATTTTCTTTTAACTAAAGCTTGACAGTATTTTTTGATAATTGAGTCATGTTGAAGAAACTTAAAGATAAGCCACAAAAAGGAACTTACTATCTAATGAATATGGTTTTCTGTTTCATACAGACCAACTATTCCGACAGAGATTAATCGGTCACTTTGCTGAAaccttttctctcagtgtatgATAGGAGGGGAACCTAATCAAGGGTCCTACAATTGCACGCAGCACTCGCACTCGAACCGCAGACATCACGCCATCTGTCACGCGTTGCCGCCGCTTCACTTTCACCTGCGAAGCTGGGGAGGCAAGTAAGCCGAGAAACGGGGAGCAAAACAACATTCGATGAAACACATGGGAATCGGGCGATGGTAACAAGCGTAACAACAGAGGGCAACAAAGAAACTTCAGAATGGGGCCAACTTCGGGAGAACCTAAGAAAggacttatatatatatccaaaCAAAGACACAAAGGAGAACTCGGATTTCCACACAAACAAACCGCAGGGACTCCATAGATAAGAATGTAGAATAACTTTGGTATTTCCTAATATTTGTTCAAACACaaccattatttatttgataaaaaatagATTAGCAAGCACATCTAAAAAGTGGGTCTTGGTTTCTGGCTGTGTACAAAGTATCACGCGTCTAATTTAAGTCCCAGCGGATTGGTTTCATTTCGCGACGAGTTTAGCTATAATATGCACTTTTTAATGGGTCTGGGTCTGCGGCTGTTTGCTGATTTGTGTTGAGTCACGATCAAAGTCCATGGAATTTTTGATCGGGGAACGCGAGCAAGAAAGggggcaaacaaacaaacaaacaaacacgcGACCAAAGTCTAACCGAAAATCTTGCCAAGAATACGTGTCGTCTGCAGGCGTACATTCTCGACCGATCTCTAGTATAATGGAAATTTTCAATATAATTCGTGGTTTTTTGgccttttatttaaattcactACCTGGCACAAAATTTGCAGCACAGCTGTATGAGATGGGTGCCCTTGAAAACACTAGCAAAACTATGGCGAATCACTCTGCTTTCCGTGTATTTTCAGTGGCTGTTTCTGGTTTTTGGTTCACAATGTTATTAAAGAGTTCTCGAGTGTTTCCTCGGTCTTTCTGATTCTTCACTGCTCGGATTCTTCCGTTCACTTGTTGCTCGGTCGAGATCTCTTTGAAGACTGAGCGTTCGAGCGGTGCGGCTAATCGAATTAGGCAGGTGTCAGAGTGTGTGTGAAAGAGAGCGCCGAATGAGAGAGCGAAAGCTTTGCAGCGAACCTGTAAAACCGGAAAGTCATGTAACTCTTGTTGCCATGGCATATCTGCATTTGTATGTATGCACAAACAGCTGTGGCCGCAATAATAGCTCTGACTTAACTTGTTTCAGAGCTTTAATTGTAAGAATTCGTTAAACGTTTCTTTGAAATTCCTAATAGGTAAACTCAAcaaagttaaaattaaaataatattaaatttgttcaAAAGCAACTGTACAGCTGACCTCCGCTGTATATGGGGGTTTTTGTCAGTGTAGTGTGCAAAATCcaatctctctctctcgctcgtTTCGCAAGCCTTAATAACTGTGCTTATCAGCTGCTCGCACGCCAAACAGCAGCTGTTTATAAGCAATCAAAAGCTCCCGCGCatgtaataaataaaggaATGGTGTATATGTATGATCTGATCCGATCTGGAACCCGAATAGAGCGTCACTGTGGGATGGTGCGATCTACGTCACTGGAGACGTTTTCACACTGACTAGATTGTTCTTTCGTACAAATGATCCATGGCCCAAATATGTATACTAGGACCGTCGCTatagaagcaaattgtagaaaaacagaaaaaccgCAAAGAGAAAAGCAGCCAAACAATTCGTCACAGTTGGGGACTGTGGAATATTTTCCGAATGCCATGCAATCGGTGTGCTAACAAAAGATAACAACGCCTACGACAAACTAATAGTTCTTATTTATGAATCAAATAATACCTAAAGACccgagcaaataaacaaacttacCAAAACAGAAAGCAATAGCAATcgaaataaaaagcaaataaCCAAAATCACATacgatttaaataatttaaatatatttgtattgtttAAAGGATAAAACTAAAGAAGTATAGttatacgtatgtatgtatgtacatcaAACAAATTGTAccaaaaatatatgcataGTAGGGATGCCTCGAGACATCCCCCCCGTTCATCTGAacgcaaaaaatatatataataaataggTTACCGTGaagaatacaaataaataaacaattggCAAAGGCAGACGACATATGTTTGTATATGGGATTGTAGCATGATACGTGGTAAATAAAACTAGGCTCTAAAACAAAACGTTCTCAGATAGTAGATAATAGCACTCCTCATTTATTGGACCCAATAAGCGGGCAAGGTGAAAAGCGTCTGGTATGGTTACCCCATTACTTGGGACTGGTCGTGGACTTGCGCCGGGCATCCGTTATGGCACCCCACAGCTCGATGATGAAGTCATCCGTGAAGCCGAACGACTCTAGGTCCGAGTTGTCGATGGCCTCGGCGAAGTCCATTGAGTTGGACTTTTGGTCGCCCAAGTCCCAGATCTGGGACGCCAGCTCCGTGTCGTTGATGCCCATGAAGGACTCCAGCAGGTTGTTAATGGCCTCGATGCCGGCCACAGTCGCCTCATCGAACTGCGGCTCGATCTGGGCATTGCCATTGGCCTTGAACCGCAGCGTCTCCTTGCCGCTGCCATAGTTCTTTCCTCCGGCCGAGCCCGACGCCCTTGACTGGCTGCGCGGTCCGATGCCCTGGAAGCCGCTACGCACTGGCTCCACCAGGCGCAGGGTGAAGGTCTCCCCGGTGGCAATGTCCTTCAGCATGCGCGCCACTTCGTAGTGCCGCTTGCCCACCATATTCTGGCCGTTGAGCTTCTCGATGTGGTCGCCAACGCTGATGTGCTCGATGCGATCGATGATCGAGTCCTCCTTGATGCGCTTTATGAAGGCGTAGCCAGCTCCGTTGTCGGTGATCGTCAGTCCAAGGGCATCCTGCGACTTCACAATCTCGATCTCCTTGGGCCGACCCTTGCGATGGGCGAAGATGAAGTCGTCCAGCCCGATCTGCCCGCCCAGCAGACGCGTCATGTCCACCTTGTGCGAGTTGAGGGTGCAGAAGAGAATGTCCTTCTCGGATATATCGAAGCACTCGGCAATCTTCTGGTACAGCTCTCGAACGCTGGAGAAGTCGTGGATTAGGCCGGTGGGACTGCCGTGGGCCAGTTGGCAGTGGAAGACCAGCGGGGGCTTTGTTTTCTCCGgaatgctgttgttgttgttattgctaaTGTGGCTGCCCTGGGAGGACCCGGAGTTCATGGAGGAGCGACTGCCGAACTGGGAGCCCCCATCCGCGGTGGGTCCTTGCTTGGGTGATTTTCTCGTGAAGAGCGGCATGATTGATTTGGATTGGATAGTGTCCTCGATAAGTCCTTGGGCTGGAGAACCGTTCCTAGTTTTAGCACATGTAGTGCTGGACGTTTACCTTGCTCTTGATCCTGTCACTGATCTGTGTGCGTAGAAGAAATGGGGATGCTCTTGCGATTAGGCGATTACACTCGGTGTTAGGCGTTGCGTTTAGTAGTTTATGTGGCTGTTGCTTGGACATAGACTTAGTCATGGGTGGGTGAGTTAGTGGCGATTAATTGggggatgtgtgtgtgcgtgtgtgtgtcagCGCAGAGTTAACACTGTAAAGTACAGCCCACAACCAAGCTACGGGCTTATCTAATCGGTTTGTCGGTTCAAATCGGTCGTAAATTGCAAACGGGAAGTGGAAATACCAAGGCCTCCTGTATGGAGCGATGAGTCAGAAATCGATCTAGTCAGATTGATATTGAGAGCTCAGTACGATCTTGTAGTACTCTGTGGTCACTTCTTATCGCCGGTCTTTGTCAAAAGTTTAGGTCAGTAGCACTTATTAAATTCGTTTGCTATTTGAGGTTAGGCTCGTGCCAGAAGGCTCTTTTCCACGAATAGTTCTTAGATGGGGTCTTAACAACATAAACACTCTCACTTATAATCTTTTAGTCAACTCGGTAATCAATCGATAAATCATTACCCTACTGAGCCAGCATAACAGCGAAGAGCTGCGAAAAAACACATTGAATTCCGACCAATTTTAGTCACACTGAGCTGGCTGCTTTCCACTACTTTTTAACCGACTTTCTGGTGCTGGCGATAAGATTGCCCCAATGTCCGATAAGAAAACTTGGCACGATAAGGGCCTCGGCAAAAGATACGGGTTGGAGCCGAGGGTTTATCGCACCACGTCCGTCCGGAGCAGTCCGTCAAAGTGAACTGAGCCGCCATCGGCCGAAGGTGACCACTTGATGGCAGCCACTTCCCCGCCCTACTCCTCTGCAGTTACATGTGTAAGCACTTCCGCCGGAGAAAAGCCGCGGTTCATGAACCTTTGAATCTCCGCTAATTATACGTACATGAGGGGAATGACGCTGGTACACTGATCTGATAAATTGCATTTACACACCAAAATTTTGATCGATTTAGAGAAGTCTCTTGAATAAAAAGGCCTGGAGAAATTTAAGGCACAGACTTGCTTCGATTTGTTAACCGGCACGAAGTACTTAGGTTCCCGAAGCAACGTGAATTGTGTGGGTTGCGCCCTGGAGATAATTAGACAAGCTTGATTAATATGACCCTAAGACCTTTAGTGATATGCGTATGTTCCATTAACACTATCCACGATTAAGACAGATATGGAAATGTATTTCGAATCCACAGCACCATCAATAACTGGTTTTCCTCGCAGCCTTAATTAAAAGCACGTTACACACATCCCAAGCATGAGACGAGCCCCTTAATTCACATGTATCTGCACCATTcccatatatgtacatactcgcacatatgtacatgtgtgAATGAACATTCGTGACAATCGGGTTCTATATGTAATATATTCAGATTGGCACAACAAGCAAAACAACCGCCAGTGGATAGATAATGCCGCTAGTCGCATCAAGGTCGAAATAGTTGAGAGCGCGTGTGGCTTACTCGCGCCTCAGCAGACCAAGAATCTGCGAACATATAGGAGGAGCGATCATATAGCATGACATACATCGGCAGATACCATATGGCACCGCCTGGGCGAACTACGCAGTTGGGTTGGAGCATAGAATTGAGTGTGCCCCCAAAGGCGGAAGCCGGCTGGGAGGGCAGGCCCCCTtcgacgaaaaaaaaaaaaaaaaaaaccggtGCGAACAATCACCTCGCCATCCGAAAAAGTTGCTTCGGCTTTAGGTTTCTTGTTTTCTGGCAAAAAAAGCTTCATATGAACTAACACGCCCGAGAGTTATCGTAAATTATAACACCCAGGGTCATTTGCTGGGGGGCAGTGTTGACATTTCAGCTATTTCTGCGTCCAATCAACTCGTTTTTGTTTAAAACATATGAATACGGCAGCGATTTTCAGCTTAAAGAGTGCAAATCAATGGGGTTTTTGTTAGCCACAAGGACTTGATTTATTACACAagattatgtttgtttttacatagtaacgaaattaataatgtaTCAAGTGGAAGCGAAAATACtgtaaaaaaaatactaaaaaccAGCAAAAGAAGTGGAATTTTTGAATCTTTTTGGCACGTGTGCAGCAGATGCTGCTCACTATTATTGCTATTGGTATCTTTAAAAAAGGGTTTTCACTCGTTGACAAGTCTCAGGACTAAGACATTGTGCATTTGGCGATAAAACCAGTAAATAGTCGTAGCTACAGATATGGCTCGATATTTAATTGCCGCTCGGCTAAGACGTAAACAAATTCGCTTCCGCGTTGCCGGCTGAttatgtgtgttttgttttgcccGCAGCTTGTTTACTTGGCTGCCATTGGTCGCCGTCGGAGGGCTCGACGCTGAGAATGTGGAAAACGGTGGGTTGGATATGTAAAGGAGCTTTAGTTTGCTGTAAACAACAACAGGCCGCAACAACAAGTGCACATGCCTCTGGTCGAATTGCAGAAAAGCACacttaaaaataacaaatgtgTAAACAACACTATGTGAGTTTGATTGCCCCAACGGATTGGATGTGGATATACACACGAGTGGGGTGCAATACGAATTGCAAGTGTATTGGTTAGTTTCAGCAGCACATTATGGAACTTCGTTTCTAATCGCTGTTTTATTAACTTGTTTTTGTTACAACAAAGTAAAGCCACATATACGTGACCAAATATATACGCACACCATTGCACGATCGACACGCGCGTGGGATATCGGATAGCCACTCTAGTTCGGGTCGTCAAGTTTCTGATACCCTCACTATAGTGTCGATAGTGTCAATCGGTCTTAACTCGATATCGATAATGTAATCTAAAGCAATCAAAACAATTGTTTGATGGTTTACAACAATctatttattgaaaattgttAGTGAATTTTTCTTCCAAAAGCATTTACACTCACTTCGATCAATTTCAGCTTTGCACAAAGTGCTTGCAACTTTGTTAGTGGAGTTAATAATACTTTTGGGCTTCAAAAATGCCTAATCATCGTTTTATAAGTTGTGTGTTGAAATAACTGTTTTAAATGAAAGTACTATAGTTTATGTGGAGTCAATTAAGAAATTTCCAATGAAAATTTTGTGAATAATGAAGTCTAAATCATCCAAACTTCGCCGCCTATAAATTATCGAGAcgtttaaaaatgcattttgcaAAACAAACGATTTACAGGTTTTCTGTATTGTATGTACTATTTGCTTAAAGGGtgcattaaaaattacaaagtATGAACAAAgctttaatatttatagatatcAGAGAAGGgtatttgattttcatttgcgTAATGCACGATAATGTTGTTATTATCAATCGAGCTGTTTGCTGCTGCAATCGACGCTGCACTTGTTTTTATTCATTATAGCG carries:
- the LOC6608126 gene encoding phosphatidate phosphatase LPIN3 isoform X2 is translated as MNSLARVFSNFRDFYNDINAATLTGAIDVIVVEQRDGEFQCSPFHVRFGKLGVLRSREKVVDIEINGAPVDIQMKLGDSGEAFFVEECLEDEDEELPANLATSPIPNSFLASRDKANDTMEDISVVVTDKNASEELLLPLPLPRRNSIDFSKEEPKEAVVEGSKFENQVSDYTQRRHTDNTLERRNLSEKLKEFTTQKIRQEWAEHEELFQGEKKPADSELENQSKASNEAETEKEVPALIEDKEKEEIKPDVNLTPVTTSEATKEVSKSKTKKRRKKSQMKKNAQRKNSSSSSLGSAGGGDLPSAETPSLGVSNIDEGDAPISSATNNNNTSSSNDEQPSAPLVTARTGDDSPLSEIPHTPTSNPRLDLDIHFFSDTEITTPVGAGGAGSGRGAGGRPSTPIQSDSELETTMRDKRHVVTEESTASWKWGELPTPEQAKNEAMSAAQVQQSEHQSMLSNMFSFMKRANRLRKEKGVGEVGDIYLSDLDAGSMDPEMAALYFPSPLSKAASPPEEDGESGNGTSLPHSPSSLEEGQKSIDSDFDETKQQRDNKYLDFVAMSMCGMSEQGAPPSDEEFDRHLVNYPDVCKSPSIFSSPNLVVRLNGKYYTWMAACPIVMTMITFQKPLTHDAIEQLMSQTVDGKCLPGDDKQEAVAQADNGGQTKRYWWSWRRSQDAAPNHLNNTHGMPLVKDEKDGDQAAVATQTSRPTSPDISDPTLSKSDSLVNAENTSALVDNLEELTMASNKSDEPKERYKKSLRLSSAAIKKLNLKEGMNEIEFSVTTAYQGTTRCKCYLFRWKHNDKVVISDIDGTITKSDVLGHILPMVGKDWAQLGVAQLFSKIEQNGYKLLYLSARAIGQSRVTREYLRSIRQGNVMLPDGPLLLNPTSLISAFHREVIEKKPEQFKIACLSDIRDLFPDKEPFYAGYGNRINDVWAYRAVGIPIMRIFTINTKGELKHELTQTFQSSGYINQSLEVDEYFPLLTNHDEFDYRTDVFDDEESEEELQFSDDYDVDVEHAPSEESGGDEDDDDSLYNDDFANDDDGIQADVASGDERSADVGLIMRVRRVSTKNEVILASPPKWSNS